The Streptomyces lienomycini sequence CGGTCGAAGCGCCTCAGCAGTTCCAGGTACACCTCGGGGAATTCCGTGCGCGCCGCCTCGTCGAGGCCGAGCAGGTCGGGCACCCGCCGCTTCGGGTAGAGGTGCACCTCGTACGGCCAGTGCGCGGCGTACGGCACGAAGGCGGCCCAGTGCTCGCCCTCCAGGACGACGCGCTCACCCGCCAGCTCCTCCGCCAGGACGGCGTCGAACAGGTTCTCCCCGCCGGTCGCGTCCTTGTGGGCGGCCAGTGACCGCAGCATCAGGGCGGTGCGGGGGGTGGTGAAGGGGTAGGCGTAGATCTGCCCGTGCGGGTGACCCAGCGTCACTCCGATCTCGGCACCCCGGTTCTCGAAGCAGAACACCTGTTCAACGGAGGGCAGATGGGACAGCTCGGAGGTGCGGTCCGTCCAGGCGTCGAGCACGAGCCGGGCCTGCTCCTCGCTCAGGCCGGCGAAGGAGGCGTCGTGGTCGGAGGTGAAGCAGACGACCTCGCAGCGGCCGGAGTCGCCGGCCAGCGAGGGGAAACGGTTCTCGAAGACCACGACGTCATAGGCCGAGTCCGGGATCTCGCTCAGCCGCTCCCCGTCCGACGGGCACAGCGGGCACTGGTCGGCCGGCGGATGGTAGGTGCGCCCCTGCCGGTGCGAGGCGACGGCGACGGAGTCGCCGAGCAGCGGGTCGCGACGCACCTCGGACGTGGTGACGGTCCGCTCCAGCGGACGGCGGTCCACGGCGTCGCGCACGGTGTCGTCACGCAGGTCGTAGTAGACCAGCTCGCGGCCGTCGGCCAGCCGGGTCGAGGTCTTCTTCACTGCCGCACTCCTCTGCACCCATCCCTGACGCCACGCCACTCACCCAACACAATCAAACATAACACATCACAACCCACCACCCACGCGCTTCATCACGATCAAACAAACTTCATCACCACAACGGTTCAATTCATGAACGCGGAGGCGTAGGTTCCGCTCCGGATCAGTTCGCGAACGAAGCGAGTGCTTAATGCAGACCCCCACAAACCCCACATACCTAGCCGCAGAGCTTCGACTCCCCACCAACTGGCTCGACTACACGATCCTCGGGATCTACTTCCTGGTCGTCCTGGGAATCGGCTTCGCCGCCCGCCGCTCCGTCAAGACCAGCCTGGACTTCTTCCTGTCCGGCCGCTCGCTGCCCGCCTGGGTCACCGGCCTCGCCTTCGTCGCGGCCAACCTGGGCGCCACCGAGATCCTCGGCATGGCCGCCAACAGCGCCCAGTACGGCGTCTACACGACCCACTGGTACTGGATCGGCGCCATCCCGGCGATGGTCTTCCTGGGCCTGGTGATGATGCCGTTCTACTACGGCTCGAAGGTCCGCTCGGTCCCGGAGTTCCTCCTCCTGCGCTTCGACAAGGCCTCCCACCTTCTGAGTTCGGCCCTGTTCGCCATCGCCGCCATCCTGATCGCCGGCGTGAACCTCTACGCCCTCGCGATCGTCGTCGAGGCGCTGCTCGGCTGGCCGGAGTGGGTGGCCATCGTGGTCGCCGGCTTCTTCGTCCTGGCGTACATCACCCTGGGCGGCCTGTCCTCGGCCATCTACAACGAGGTCCTCCAGTTCTTCGTGATCCTGGCGGGCCTCATCCCGATCACCATCCTCGGCCTGAAGAAGGTCGGCGGCTGGGACGGCCTGTCCGACTCCCTCTCCCAGTCCCACGGCTCCGACTTCATGACGGCGTGGGGCGGCACGGGCATCGGCAGCGACAACCCGCTGGGCGCCAACTGGCTGACCATCGTCCTGGGCCTCGGCTTCGTCCTCTCCTTCGGCTACTGGACGACGAACTTCGCCGAGGTGCAGCGCGCCCTGTCGGCGAAGAACCTCTCGGCGGCCCAGCGCACGCCCCTGATCGCGGCCTTCCCGAAGATCTTCATCGTCTTCGTCGTCATGATCCCGGGCCTGGTCGCCGCGGTCCTGGTCCCGAAGATCGGCACCCCCGGCTCGGACCTCCAGTACAACGACGCGATCCCGTACCTGATGCAGCAACTGCTGCCCAACGGCGTCCTCGGCATCGCGGTGACGGGTCTGCTGGCCGCCTTCATGGCGGGCATGGCGGCCAACATCTCCTCCTTCAACACCGTCTTCACGACCGACGTCTGGCAGA is a genomic window containing:
- the galT gene encoding galactose-1-phosphate uridylyltransferase, whose product is MKKTSTRLADGRELVYYDLRDDTVRDAVDRRPLERTVTTSEVRRDPLLGDSVAVASHRQGRTYHPPADQCPLCPSDGERLSEIPDSAYDVVVFENRFPSLAGDSGRCEVVCFTSDHDASFAGLSEEQARLVLDAWTDRTSELSHLPSVEQVFCFENRGAEIGVTLGHPHGQIYAYPFTTPRTALMLRSLAAHKDATGGENLFDAVLAEELAGERVVLEGEHWAAFVPYAAHWPYEVHLYPKRRVPDLLGLDEAARTEFPEVYLELLRRFDRIFGEGEPPTPYIAAWHQAPFGQLDEFDGVTRDDFALHLELFTIRRTSGKLKFLAGSESGMNVFINDVPPERAAERLREVAS
- a CDS encoding sodium:solute symporter family protein: MQTPTNPTYLAAELRLPTNWLDYTILGIYFLVVLGIGFAARRSVKTSLDFFLSGRSLPAWVTGLAFVAANLGATEILGMAANSAQYGVYTTHWYWIGAIPAMVFLGLVMMPFYYGSKVRSVPEFLLLRFDKASHLLSSALFAIAAILIAGVNLYALAIVVEALLGWPEWVAIVVAGFFVLAYITLGGLSSAIYNEVLQFFVILAGLIPITILGLKKVGGWDGLSDSLSQSHGSDFMTAWGGTGIGSDNPLGANWLTIVLGLGFVLSFGYWTTNFAEVQRALSAKNLSAAQRTPLIAAFPKIFIVFVVMIPGLVAAVLVPKIGTPGSDLQYNDAIPYLMQQLLPNGVLGIAVTGLLAAFMAGMAANISSFNTVFTTDVWQKYVVKDREDGYYVRFGRLITVIGVLASIGTAFLASSFSNIMSYLQTLFSFFNVPMFVVFIIGMFWKRASMKSGFWGLIAGTTAAMVNYFVIYKQGIIDIPSDQGANFVSAIAGFVAGAVVMVAVSLFTRPKPVSELQGLVYGTTSPGMSEAPAEGDDAWYRKPALLGWGAVVLAAACYIPFSF